CAGAATTAGGTGCAGTCAATGTTATGACAGGTATCTACACTGGCCGTTCTCCTAAAGATAAGTTTTTTGTAAAAGACGAAACCAGCGAAAACACTGTTTGGTGGACTTCAGAAGAATACAAAAATGACAATAAACCTGTCACTCCAGCAACTTGGAAAGCATTGAAAGAAATAGCAGTAAAACAACTTTCAAACAAGAAGCTATTTGTAATGGATACTTTCTGCGGAGCAAACGAGAGTTCTCGTATAAAAGTACGCTTCATCATGGAAGTAGCATGGCAAGCTCATTTCGTGAAAAATATGTTCATCCGTCCTACTGAAGAGGAATTGGCTAACTATGGCGAACCTGATTTCGTTTCATTTAATGCTTCTAAAACTAAAGTTGAAAATTTCAAAGAACTTGGTTTAAATTCAGAAACAGCTACAGTATTCAACTTGACTAACAAAGAGCAAGTTATCATCAATACTTGGTACGGTGGCGAAATGAAAAAAGGTTTGTTCTCATATATGAACTACCGTTTACCATTAGCAGGAATGGCTTCTATGCACTGTTCTGCTAACACTGACCTTGATGGTAAAAACACTGCTATCTTCTTTGGATTGTCAGGAACAGGTAAGACTACTTTGTCTACAGATCCAAAACGTTTATTAATCGGTGACGACGAACACGGATGGGATAATGAAGGCGTATTCAACTTTGAAGGTGGTTGCTATGCTAAAGTTATCAACCTTAGCGCAGAAGCTGAACCAGATATTTATGCAGCCATCAAACGTGACGCTCTTCTTGAGAACGTAACTGTTGATGCCAATGGTAAAATTAATTTTGAAGATAAAAGCGTAACAGAAAATACTCGCGTTTCTTATCCTATTAATCACATCAAAAATATCGTTAAACCTGTTTCTAAAGCTCCGGCTGCTAAGAAAGTAATCTTCCTTTCTGCTGATGCATTTGGCGTATTGCCTCCTGTATCTATTTTGAATGCAGAACAAACTAAGTATTACTTCCTTTCTGGTTTTACAGCTAAACTGGCTGGAACAGAACGCGGTATTACTGAACCAACTCCTACATTCTCTGCTTGCTTCGGTGCTGCATTCTTGTCATTGCATCCAACTAAATATGCAGAAGAATTAGTGAAGAAGATGGAAAAATCTGGCGCTAAAGCATATTTGGTTAACACAGGTTGGAATGGTAGTGGTAAACGTATTTCTATCAAAGATACTCGTGGTATCATTGACGCTATCCTAGATGGTTCTATAGACAAAGCTCCTACTAAGACTATGCCTTACTTCAGCTTTGTTGTTCCTACAGAACTTCCAGGTGTTGCTACTAACATTCTTGACCCACGCGACACATACGCTAGCGCTGATCAATGGGATGAAAAAGCAAAAGATCTTGCTGCACGTTTCATCAAAAACTTTGGCAAATTCACAGGAAATGAAGCAGGACAATCTTTGGTTGCTGCTGGTCCAAAACTCTAAATCTGAACACAAACTATCAGATATTCAAAGGCGGTCTCTTATGAGAGATCGCCTTTTTTCATTATATAACAATAACACCAAAGTAACTCAAGACAAATACATGTCTTAAAAAAGAGGATAAAAAAAGTCCGGCAAATCAAACTTACCGGACTTTTCAATATTATAAATTCTAAAATTAGCTTTTAGAAGAACGTTTACGTTCATTTTCATCTAATAAAATTTTACGCATACGCATAGACTTAGGAGTCAGCTCAACATATTCATCTTCTTTAATATACTCCAACGCCTCTTCAAGAGAAAACTGCACAGGAGGAATAATACGAGACTTATCATCAGATCCAGATGCACGCATATTAGTCAACTTCTTAGATTTCGTCACATTAACAACTAAATCAGTTTCCTTGGTATGTTCTCCTACTACCTGCCCGGCGTACACATCATCTTGTGGGAAAATAAAGAAACGCCCACGATCTTGCAATTTGTCAAGAGCATAAGCAAAAGCTGTCCCTCCTTCCATCGCAACAATAGAACCATTTGTACGACGTTCTATCTCACCTTTATAAGGTTGATATTCTTTAAAACGATGAGCCATAATTGCCTCACCTGCAGAAGCAGTAAGCACATTTGTACGAAGACCTATAATACCACGCGAAGGCATGTTAAATTCAAGATTTATACGTTCACCGGTATTCTCCATGCTAACCATTTCACCTTTACGGCGAGTCACCATATCAATAATTCTGCTAGAATATTCTTCAGGTACATTAATAGTCAACTCTTCTACAGGCTCACACTTCTTACCATCAATCGTTTTATATAATACCTGAGGCTGTCCAACCTGCAATTCATACCCTTCACGACGCATCGTTTCTATTAAAACAGATAAATGAAGTACCCCACGACCATAAACAAGCCATTTGCCATCCTCTTCACTTTTATGCACCCGTAAAGCTAAATTCTTATCTAGCTCTTTAACTAAACGATCATTAATATGGCGAGAAGTAACAAATTTACCATCTTTACCAAAGAAGGGAGAATCATTTATACTAAACAACATACTCATTGTCGGCTCATCAATAGCGATAGGTGGCAAAGCTTCCGGATTCTCAAAATCGCAAATAGTATCTCCAATTTCAAAATTCTCAATACCGACCAATGCACAAATATCTCCAGAACAAACCTCACTCGTCTTCGCGCGTCCCAAGCCTTCAAAAACATGCACCTCTTTGATTTTGGACTTTACAAAACGGCCATCTCTTTTTGCCAAAGAAACATTCATTCCTTCTTTCAATATCCCCCGGTGTACACGTCCCACAGCAATACGTCCAGTATATGAAGAGTAATCAAGCGACGTGATTAACATCTGAGGAGTACCTTCCAATTGCTCAGGAGCAGGAATGTTTTCTATAATACAATCAAGTAAAGGAATAATATCAGATGAAGGTTTCTGCCAGTCAGTACTCATCCAACCATTTTTAGCAGAACCATATATTGTAGGGAAATCAAGCTGTTCCTCTGTTGCGTCCAAACTAAACATTAGGTCAAAGACCATTTCATGCACCTCATCAGGGCGACAATTAGGTTTATCTACTTTATTAATAACAACAATAGGTTTCAAGCCTATCTGTATTGCTTTTTGTAGCACAAAGCGAGTTTGAGGCATCGGGCCTTCAAAGGCATCAACCAACAGAATACAGCCATCAGCCATATTAAGTACTCGTTCCACTTCTCCACCAAAATCGCTGTGCCCCGGAGTATCAATAATGTTGATTTTAGTCCCTTTGTAGTTAATAGAAACGTTTTTAGAAAGAATTGTTATACCTCTTTCACGTTCCAAATCATTATTATCCAGAATAAGTTCACCACTTGTCTGATTGTCACGAAACAAATGCCCAGCTAAAAGCATCTTATCAACAAGTGTAGTTTTCCCATGATCGACATGGGCAATAATTGCAATGTTCCTAATATTTTGCATATATACCTATTATTTGGCTGCAAAGGTACGAAAATTGGAATACAAACCATTGGAATACAAAAAATAATATCTATCTTTGCACGCTCAAAGAATATTTATATATATCGAAAAATCTAAGAATTATGTATTTAGATGTAGCTAAGAAAAAAGAAATCTTTGAAAAGTACGGAAAGTCTAACTCTGATACTGGCTCAGCTGAGGCTCAGATAGCATTGTTTTCATACCGTATTTCTCACCTGACTGAGCACATGAAGCTCAACAGAAAAGATTATAGTACAGAAAGAGCTTTGACAATGTTAGTAGGAAAGCGTCGTAGATTGCTTAATTACTTGATAGACAAAGATATCGAGAGATATCGTGCTATCATCAAAACTCTTGGTCTTAGAAGATAATCCTATCTTCTTAAGGAAAGAAAAAAAGCCATTCTTAAAATTAAGAATGGCTTTTTTGATAGAAATATTTATTAACTCAAAGAAAAGAGATATTTATTTATGATTATAAGCAGTCAACATCCATACCATCTTTTCTTGTTCTTTCAAGTAATCGCTCATTAAAGCAACCGTCACTTCATCAGCAGCCGCTGATGCCTGGGCCAATAAATTACGTTCTTGAGAAATAAAATATGCATAAGTTTCAAGAATATTACCCAATGCCTCATCACCGTTAGTAACTCCATCAAGTTCTTTCACTTTAGCAACTTTAAGATAATCACTAAATTTGCTAACAGGAGTTCCGCCCAACATAAGGACACGTTCCGCCAATTCATCAACCTTTTCAGCGACATCTTGGTACAGTTCTTCAAACTTAGCGTGCAACACAAAAAAGTCGCGTCCTTTAATATTCCAGTGAAAACCACGTAAGTTGGTATAGTAAACCTGAAAATCAGCAAGTAATTGCTGCAAAGACGCTACGACACTTGCTACTTCGCTCTCATTCAATTTGATATAATCTAACGTTTTCATAATTATTTGTTTTTATGTTTTATAATTGATTTAATTTCTTTTCTATGTTGCAAAGATAACTCGTTCCAGAATCGTCACCAACTCAAAAAGTCTATGCCCCAATAGAGATTATCTATCACCCTATATCGCCAAAAGCGATATGATAGAACAACTATTCATAAGCAAAAAAAAATCAGCTCGTAAAACATAAAATAAACAAGAATAATATCTAAAGAAAAAAAAGAATAACAAACACAAAAGCAAACATTATTATACAAGCTTCATAACATCAACACAATAATCAACTCACAACGCCACGGCTATCTGTATTAATTAAAAAGCCTGTTCAACCGTTCACTATTTTATGAAAAGCAGTTTTCAATAAACCCGTAACATACTGCTCAGGACGATATTCAACAATCGTCTGACCAGCAACCAAAGCGTCTACCATATCTCTATCAAAAGGCAAATAAGCTACAACAGGGATCTTTTCGTAAGCACACCAAGAATTAATTTGCTCTGTGATCAATGGATTCAAAGTACACTTATTGATAATCACATAAATAGGGAGTGAGTAATTACCGACCATTTCAACCGTTCTCTTTAAATCAGAAAAACCAGAAAGAGTAGGCTCCGTCACTATAACTACTTTATCAACTCCTGTTATAGTCGACAAAACAGGACAACCAATCCCCGGAGGACCATCTAGAATAGTAATATCACATTCTTTAGCAGCAAGTACGTTCCTACTACGCGCACGCAATTCGTTCACCATTTTACCTGAGTTCTCCTCGCCAGGAGCCAGTCGCCCATACACCATATCACCATAACGGAACTTCCCTACATATATCCTACTTTTATTCATGGGTAGCATAGTAATGGCGCAAGCAGGACATTCGTGAAAACAAAGAGCGCAACCATCACATGATATTTCATCAACCATCGCTTTGTTATTTTGCACTGCCACAGCATCAAAACGACAAATCTCCTCACAGCGTCCACAGCCAATACAAAGTTCGTTATCTACCACTGCATGCTTGCCAGAAACAAAAGCGATTTCTTCATCATGCGAAGGATGAAAAAGCAAATAAAGATTTGATGCATCAACATCACAATCAATTGCCATCACTTCACGAGCTATTGACATAAAAGCAGCACTTATACTTGATTTTCCAGTCCCGCCTTTCCCACTAATAACGGCTATCTCCATTTCTCTATTAATTTAATCGATAACTGCTTAAATAAACCATTTAGTAAAGCATATTCATCAACAACTATTTTCCCCTCAGAATATAACCGAGCCACTTCCTCATCAAAAGGTATTTCAAGAAGTAGATCAATAGCCTTCTCTTTTAAATATTCATAAACTTGATTGTCTCCCAATCCAGCTCGATTAACAATCACCCCAAAAGGTTTACCAATCGTATTAAGAGTTTCCACAGCTTGTTTCAAATCGCTCAAACCAAAAGGAGTCGGTTCCGTCACTAACACCACATAATCCGCTTTAGCAACCGTCTGAACAAACGGGCAAGAGGTTCCAGGAGGAGAATCATACAAATGATATTCAAAAAGGTCAGAAAACAGTTCACCTACAGCCAATTTAATAAGTGGAACAGGAGATGAGATCCCAGGCTTCATTCGCCCTTCAGCCAAACAAACCTTCCCCTCATACTCATAGGTAGATATTTTACCAACCATAGTAGAAGAGTCACTGATTGCTCCGCTTTTACAAGCAATACTACATGCACCACAACCATGACATAAATCATTCAAAAGACGAATATAATGAGACGAAGCTACATGAAGAATTGCATGATATTCACAATACTCCGCACAACGACCACAAAACAAACATTTCTCAACATCAATAACAGGACGGTAATCGGCCACAATTTGTTCATTAGCCAATATTGTGGAGAAAAAAGCCATAGCATTAGGCACCTCAACATCACAATCTGTCAAAGAGGTCTGGTATCCCAAATCATTAAAAGTACGAAACAGATTAACCGCAACAAACGTTTTACCTGTCCCGCCTTTTCCACTAGCTACAGCTATTTTCATTTATGATTACAGCTATTGCTTCCGGTAACCAAAGAATTATGGATAAAATCTTCCACCAATTCTCTAGGAGCTTTACTAACAGCACCTACAAAAACTTCAATTCCTTCTTTACGAAAAAGCTCTTTTGCCTTTTCACCCATACCACCAGCTATTACTATTTTCACACCATGGCTTCCTACCCAAGCAGGATAAAGCCCGGGTTCATGAGCTGGAGGCACAATTATAGCTTCATTTACAATCACACCATTCTCAATATCCGCCATATAAAAAGACTCACAGTGTCCAAAATGGGCGCATAATAATCCACCTTCCGTAGGTATTGCAACTTTATTACTCATAATTTTATTATTTTTAGTTTACATTTAATTCTTAAAAAGCCACTCCGTTCAATGATTTAATAAATCAATAATACTTTGAATATCTTTTTTATCCTTCAGCAAAATCATTTGAATATTCAAATCAGATAATAAAGATTTTATTTTTATTCCAAATTCTCCTGATACAACCTTTTCAACATTACAAGAAGCAATCTGTTGAACTGCTACCGGACCAGCCCCTTCCTCCGCTGTTTTTCCTTCATTGGGTATAAACACCGTTTCTTTCGACTCAGTATCATAAATCACAAAAAAAGAACAACGCCCAAAACGAGGATCTAAAAAACTCGTAAGCGTATCACCTGTACTTGTTATAGCTATTTTCATATCGTGTATAAATTAATAATTCATTACTCATGACAACAATGTTTACGCTTACCGCCCGTCTTTCGTTTACAACTACCACGTCCGCAAAAAACATGCGCCGAGACCTTAGTCTCATTCATATCGTCTGGTCTTCCATCAAAAAGAGAGATATCGGTAGCACCGCATAAAGCACAATCCACTTCCATCACATCCTCTTCTCTCTTATTAAAGTAACATCCACAAATATTGCAATGCAACCAATCACTATCAAGAGAGACTTTCCCTCCTTCAATGATAATTTTACGGCCTTCAACCATTGCTTGAGCTACCTTTTCTCTTGCCGATATATATATACGAGTCAACGTCGGACGAGAAACACCCATCAAGGAAGAAGCATCCAATTGATTATACTTTTCATAGTCGCAAAGTCGCAATGCTTCATATTCTTCATATAACAAAAAAACAGCTTCACTCCTTTTCAGTGAAGGAGAAAGCCCATAGGGTCTAAACCCTGAAACATTCGGTATTCCGGCAATTCTTCTTATTGACTTAGGTCTAGGCATATCATATTTCTTTATATTATCTGCAAATATAATGAACTATTGTTCATAACTAAAAGAAAAAAAACACTTTTAACATAAAAAAAACAAGTATAAAAGTAACAGATAATACGAGAAGCGGCATTTTAAAAAGATCAACATAAATAGCATCCACAGATGCATATTTATTTAACGAAAATTGTTCTAAAATAAATATTTGATTATTTTTGTCGCTAGTCAAAACAATAAAGACACAAAAATGGAAAATACAGCTAATACAGACACAACAAAAATTGTTGGAGAAAAAATAAAAACACTCCGTCAGAATTTGTCTATAACAATAGAAGAATTAGCTCAACGCTCAAACCTCACTACCGAACAGATAGAGCGCATAGAAAACAATATAGACATTCCATCTTTAGCTCCTCTTATCAAAATAGCCCGCGTACTTGGCGTCAGACTAGGAACATTTCTGGATGATCAGGATGAAAGCGGTCCTGTGGTATGCCGCAAACAAGAAGCACAAGAAACAATTAGTTTCTCAAATAACGCAACACAGTCTCGTAAACATATGGAGTACCGGTCTCTTTCAAAATCAAAGACAGATCGGCATATGGAACCTTTTATGATAGATGTAGCGCCAACTCAAGGCAGTGACTTCATTCTCTCATCGCATGAAGGAGAAGAGTTTATCATGGTTATGGAAGGTACAATGGAAATTAGCTACGGCACAACAACCTATCTTCTGGAAGAAGGCGACAGCATTTATTATGATTCGATTGTTCCTCACCATGTGCATGCCTTCGAAGGACAAGCAGCAAAAATATTAGCTGTTATATATACTCCTATATAAAAAAGTCAGCAGTAATAAAACATGCAATTATCTAATCGAACCTTAGGTCAATGGCTTGAACATTGGGCTTCTGAAACACCGGAGAAAGAATACATTGTATACTCCGATCGAAATCTTCGTTTTACTTGGTCGCAATTCAACAAACGAGTAGATGAAATGGCCAAAGGGTTAATCGCTATAGGGGTAACCCGAGGAACTCATGTAGGCATATGGGCAGCCAATGTTCCGGATTGGTTGACACTTCTCTACGCTTGTGCAAAAATAGGTGCAGTATACGTAACGGTTAATACTAGTTACAAACAAGCTGAGCTAGAGTACTTATGTCAAAATTCAGACATGCATACCTTATGCATTGTAAATGGCGAAAAAGACAGTGACTTTGTGCAAATGACTAACTCTATGTTACCGGAGCTCAAACAATGCGAACGTGGTCACCTTAAAAGTGAGCGATTCCCCTATATGAGAAATGTAATCTATCTAGGGCCTGAAAAACATAGAGGCATGTATAATACAAGCGAATTGCTCCTATTAGGTAACACAATCCATGATGAGCGGTTGGCGACAATAAAAGCTGAAATTAATTGCCATGATGTAGTCAACATGCAATACACTTCCGGAACAACGGGTTTTCCAAAAGGAGTAATGCTTTCACATTATAATATAACAAACAATGGATATCTAACAGGAGAACATATGAAGTTTACCTCTGAGGATAAACTATGCTGTTGCGTTCCCCTTTTTCATTGCTTTGGAGTTGTTTTAGCCACAATGAATTGCCTTACTCACGGGTGTACACAAGTTATGGTTGAACGATTTGACCCTTTACTGGTACTAGCCTCCATACATAAAGAACGTTGTACTGTGCTCTATGGGGTGCCAACCATGTTTATAGCTGAACTTCATCACCCAATGTTCGATTTATTTAACGTATCAAGTCTCCGAACAGGCATCATGGCGGGATCACTATGCCCTGTGGAATTGATGAAGCAGGTAGAAGAAAAAATGTACATGAAGGTCACCAGCGTATATGGACTAACCGAAGCATCTCCCGGAATGACTGCTACGCGCATAGACGATCCTTTTGAAGTTCGCTGCCATACTGTAGGGCATGACTTTGAGTTTACTGAGGTTAAAGTTATAAATCCCGAAACAGGAGAAGAGTGTCCTGTAGGAATACAGGGAGAAATGTGCAACAGAGGTTATAACACCATGAAAGGATATTATAAAAACCCAGAAGCCACAACTGAAGCAATTGACCCAAACGGGTTTCTGCATTCAGGCGATCTCGGAACAATGGACGAAAACGGGAACTATCGCATTACCGGTCGCATAAAAGATATGATTATCCGGGGTGGAGAAAATATCTATCCGCGTGAAATAGAAGAGTTTCTATATAACCTCAAAGAAATTAAAGACGTGCAAGTTGCAGGTATCCCCTCACCTAAATATGGGGAAGCAGTAGGGGCGTTTATTATCCGACATAAAGATTCTTCATTATCTGAAGAAGATGTCCGTGATTTTTGCAGAAATAAAATCGCACGTTATAAAATCCCTAAATACATTTTCTTTGTAAATGAATTCCCAATGACCGGAAGTGGAAAAATACAAAAATTTAAACTAAAAGAAGTCGGAATAAAACTCTGTAGAGAAAGGAATATTGAAATTATTTAAGTTCAAAAACATGCTCTTTCCATCTCCTTAAGAAACAGATCATTACGACATTTGACGTTATTATTTATAAAAAAAAACTATACTCTTTGTAGCACTATTCATAATCTTCTATCTTTGCACTAGTTATTATTAAAATAAACATAATATGTCTTCAGAATTATTCTCTACTCTGCCCTACAAAGTGGCAGACATTAACCTTGCCGATTTTGGTCGCAAGGAAATCGATCTGGCAGAAAAAGAAATGCCCGGGCTTATGGCTCTTCGCGAAAAGTATGGAGAATCTAAACCATTAAAAGGAGCTCGCATAATGGGTTCACTACACATGACTATCCAAACAGCAGTGCTTATTGAAACACTGGTTGAACTTGGTGCGGAAGTGCGTTGGTGCTCTTGCAATATTTATTCCACACAAGATCATGCTGCTGCAGCTATTGCTGCAAGTGGTGTTCCTGTATTTGCATGGAAAGGAGAAACTCTTTCGGAATACTGGTGGTGTACTCTTCAAGCATT
This is a stretch of genomic DNA from uncultured Bacteroides sp.. It encodes these proteins:
- the pckA gene encoding phosphoenolpyruvate carboxykinase (ATP), whose product is MANLDLSKYGISGAEIVHNPSYETLFAEETKEGLQGYEKGQVTELGAVNVMTGIYTGRSPKDKFFVKDETSENTVWWTSEEYKNDNKPVTPATWKALKEIAVKQLSNKKLFVMDTFCGANESSRIKVRFIMEVAWQAHFVKNMFIRPTEEELANYGEPDFVSFNASKTKVENFKELGLNSETATVFNLTNKEQVIINTWYGGEMKKGLFSYMNYRLPLAGMASMHCSANTDLDGKNTAIFFGLSGTGKTTLSTDPKRLLIGDDEHGWDNEGVFNFEGGCYAKVINLSAEAEPDIYAAIKRDALLENVTVDANGKINFEDKSVTENTRVSYPINHIKNIVKPVSKAPAAKKVIFLSADAFGVLPPVSILNAEQTKYYFLSGFTAKLAGTERGITEPTPTFSACFGAAFLSLHPTKYAEELVKKMEKSGAKAYLVNTGWNGSGKRISIKDTRGIIDAILDGSIDKAPTKTMPYFSFVVPTELPGVATNILDPRDTYASADQWDEKAKDLAARFIKNFGKFTGNEAGQSLVAAGPKL
- the typA gene encoding translational GTPase TypA gives rise to the protein MQNIRNIAIIAHVDHGKTTLVDKMLLAGHLFRDNQTSGELILDNNDLERERGITILSKNVSINYKGTKINIIDTPGHSDFGGEVERVLNMADGCILLVDAFEGPMPQTRFVLQKAIQIGLKPIVVINKVDKPNCRPDEVHEMVFDLMFSLDATEEQLDFPTIYGSAKNGWMSTDWQKPSSDIIPLLDCIIENIPAPEQLEGTPQMLITSLDYSSYTGRIAVGRVHRGILKEGMNVSLAKRDGRFVKSKIKEVHVFEGLGRAKTSEVCSGDICALVGIENFEIGDTICDFENPEALPPIAIDEPTMSMLFSINDSPFFGKDGKFVTSRHINDRLVKELDKNLALRVHKSEEDGKWLVYGRGVLHLSVLIETMRREGYELQVGQPQVLYKTIDGKKCEPVEELTINVPEEYSSRIIDMVTRRKGEMVSMENTGERINLEFNMPSRGIIGLRTNVLTASAGEAIMAHRFKEYQPYKGEIERRTNGSIVAMEGGTAFAYALDKLQDRGRFFIFPQDDVYAGQVVGEHTKETDLVVNVTKSKKLTNMRASGSDDKSRIIPPVQFSLEEALEYIKEDEYVELTPKSMRMRKILLDENERKRSSKS
- the rpsO gene encoding 30S ribosomal protein S15; this encodes MYLDVAKKKEIFEKYGKSNSDTGSAEAQIALFSYRISHLTEHMKLNRKDYSTERALTMLVGKRRRLLNYLIDKDIERYRAIIKTLGLRR
- a CDS encoding Dps family protein; protein product: MKTLDYIKLNESEVASVVASLQQLLADFQVYYTNLRGFHWNIKGRDFFVLHAKFEELYQDVAEKVDELAERVLMLGGTPVSKFSDYLKVAKVKELDGVTNGDEALGNILETYAYFISQERNLLAQASAAADEVTVALMSDYLKEQEKMVWMLTAYNHK
- a CDS encoding ATP-binding protein — protein: MEIAVISGKGGTGKSSISAAFMSIAREVMAIDCDVDASNLYLLFHPSHDEEIAFVSGKHAVVDNELCIGCGRCEEICRFDAVAVQNNKAMVDEISCDGCALCFHECPACAITMLPMNKSRIYVGKFRYGDMVYGRLAPGEENSGKMVNELRARSRNVLAAKECDITILDGPPGIGCPVLSTITGVDKVVIVTEPTLSGFSDLKRTVEMVGNYSLPIYVIINKCTLNPLITEQINSWCAYEKIPVVAYLPFDRDMVDALVAGQTIVEYRPEQYVTGLLKTAFHKIVNG
- a CDS encoding ATP-binding protein — its product is MKIAVASGKGGTGKTFVAVNLFRTFNDLGYQTSLTDCDVEVPNAMAFFSTILANEQIVADYRPVIDVEKCLFCGRCAEYCEYHAILHVASSHYIRLLNDLCHGCGACSIACKSGAISDSSTMVGKISTYEYEGKVCLAEGRMKPGISSPVPLIKLAVGELFSDLFEYHLYDSPPGTSCPFVQTVAKADYVVLVTEPTPFGLSDLKQAVETLNTIGKPFGVIVNRAGLGDNQVYEYLKEKAIDLLLEIPFDEEVARLYSEGKIVVDEYALLNGLFKQLSIKLIEKWR
- a CDS encoding NifB/NifX family molybdenum-iron cluster-binding protein codes for the protein MSNKVAIPTEGGLLCAHFGHCESFYMADIENGVIVNEAIIVPPAHEPGLYPAWVGSHGVKIVIAGGMGEKAKELFRKEGIEVFVGAVSKAPRELVEDFIHNSLVTGSNSCNHK
- a CDS encoding NifB/NifX family molybdenum-iron cluster-binding protein, coding for MKIAITSTGDTLTSFLDPRFGRCSFFVIYDTESKETVFIPNEGKTAEEGAGPVAVQQIASCNVEKVVSGEFGIKIKSLLSDLNIQMILLKDKKDIQSIIDLLNH
- a CDS encoding DUF134 domain-containing protein, which codes for MPRPKSIRRIAGIPNVSGFRPYGLSPSLKRSEAVFLLYEEYEALRLCDYEKYNQLDASSLMGVSRPTLTRIYISAREKVAQAMVEGRKIIIEGGKVSLDSDWLHCNICGCYFNKREEDVMEVDCALCGATDISLFDGRPDDMNETKVSAHVFCGRGSCKRKTGGKRKHCCHE
- a CDS encoding XRE family transcriptional regulator translates to MENTANTDTTKIVGEKIKTLRQNLSITIEELAQRSNLTTEQIERIENNIDIPSLAPLIKIARVLGVRLGTFLDDQDESGPVVCRKQEAQETISFSNNATQSRKHMEYRSLSKSKTDRHMEPFMIDVAPTQGSDFILSSHEGEEFIMVMEGTMEISYGTTTYLLEEGDSIYYDSIVPHHVHAFEGQAAKILAVIYTPI
- a CDS encoding AMP-binding protein; this encodes MQLSNRTLGQWLEHWASETPEKEYIVYSDRNLRFTWSQFNKRVDEMAKGLIAIGVTRGTHVGIWAANVPDWLTLLYACAKIGAVYVTVNTSYKQAELEYLCQNSDMHTLCIVNGEKDSDFVQMTNSMLPELKQCERGHLKSERFPYMRNVIYLGPEKHRGMYNTSELLLLGNTIHDERLATIKAEINCHDVVNMQYTSGTTGFPKGVMLSHYNITNNGYLTGEHMKFTSEDKLCCCVPLFHCFGVVLATMNCLTHGCTQVMVERFDPLLVLASIHKERCTVLYGVPTMFIAELHHPMFDLFNVSSLRTGIMAGSLCPVELMKQVEEKMYMKVTSVYGLTEASPGMTATRIDDPFEVRCHTVGHDFEFTEVKVINPETGEECPVGIQGEMCNRGYNTMKGYYKNPEATTEAIDPNGFLHSGDLGTMDENGNYRITGRIKDMIIRGGENIYPREIEEFLYNLKEIKDVQVAGIPSPKYGEAVGAFIIRHKDSSLSEEDVRDFCRNKIARYKIPKYIFFVNEFPMTGSGKIQKFKLKEVGIKLCRERNIEII